In the genome of Pelobacter seleniigenes DSM 18267, one region contains:
- a CDS encoding tripartite tricarboxylate transporter TctB family protein, translated as MKTTADLRRGCFIALLFAVVLFILIPEYVPRPAFIPGFAPPPDMWPRVVSASGMLLGLLEVMVALLERRAPHGPRTPVAAWLRMHAGQLGRFFLAAVALMMFLLLIPLLGFLMASILIGLASFALAGGWKYRFWMLGMATFLPLALYFIFKHFINTPFPHGSLFKALGMG; from the coding sequence ATGAAAACAACTGCAGATTTGCGACGTGGCTGTTTTATTGCCCTTCTGTTTGCGGTCGTGTTGTTTATCCTGATTCCGGAGTACGTACCGCGGCCGGCGTTTATTCCTGGATTCGCCCCCCCTCCGGACATGTGGCCACGGGTCGTTTCTGCCTCGGGTATGTTGCTTGGTTTGTTGGAAGTCATGGTCGCCCTGCTGGAACGCAGGGCGCCTCATGGCCCGAGGACGCCTGTAGCTGCCTGGTTGCGGATGCATGCCGGTCAGCTAGGGCGCTTTTTTCTCGCCGCCGTCGCCTTGATGATGTTTCTGCTGCTGATTCCGCTACTGGGTTTCCTGATGGCGTCGATTCTGATCGGCCTGGCCAGCTTTGCTCTGGCCGGCGGCTGGAAGTATCGCTTCTGGATGCTGGGGATGGCGACTTTTCTGCCGCTAGCGCTTTACTTTATTTTCAAGCACTTTATCAACACTCCTTTTCCCCATGGGAGCCTTTTTAAGGCTCTGGGAATGGGCTGA
- a CDS encoding Bug family tripartite tricarboxylate transporter substrate binding protein → MNKIFGILAVLCCLALPGINLQAAGYPDQPVTLVAPYGAGGASDLVARALAETARGYLGEQPVIVINKPGNGGMTGSRYVANADPDGYTLLLARVGMALYPAVHEKSPVAWDEYTFLGLLEATPMILCVNADSPYQTVEDLLTAIKQNLGRMTYAASGAAAIDGFATQTLLADAGLDPLTAATLVPYKGGGALATALLGGHVDFLAVSAGSLMPHIEAGKMRALMVYSPQRMSKLPDVPTATEKGFTLAGQVTGWSALYGPKNLPENVVSSWKNALDKVATDKTWMELADRRGSISAIGTVDMAEYAQKQFQLYNSLAKKFGYLK, encoded by the coding sequence ATGAACAAAATTTTTGGAATCCTCGCTGTTCTGTGTTGCCTGGCTTTGCCAGGGATAAATTTGCAGGCTGCCGGTTATCCGGACCAACCGGTTACGCTGGTGGCTCCGTATGGCGCTGGCGGGGCGTCGGACCTGGTCGCCCGGGCGTTGGCCGAAACCGCTCGCGGCTACCTTGGCGAACAACCTGTTATCGTCATTAACAAGCCTGGTAACGGCGGCATGACAGGATCCCGCTATGTTGCCAACGCTGATCCTGATGGGTATACATTGCTGCTGGCCAGGGTCGGTATGGCACTGTATCCCGCGGTTCATGAAAAGTCCCCCGTGGCCTGGGATGAATACACGTTCCTTGGCCTGTTGGAAGCGACCCCGATGATCCTCTGCGTTAATGCAGATTCTCCTTATCAGACCGTTGAGGATTTGCTGACCGCCATTAAGCAGAATCTCGGCCGGATGACTTATGCCGCTTCCGGAGCCGCTGCAATTGATGGCTTTGCCACGCAGACCCTGTTAGCCGATGCCGGACTGGATCCTCTGACCGCCGCGACCTTGGTCCCCTATAAAGGCGGCGGGGCTTTGGCAACCGCTCTGTTGGGTGGTCATGTTGATTTCCTGGCGGTCTCTGCAGGGTCACTGATGCCGCATATCGAAGCCGGAAAAATGCGTGCCCTCATGGTTTATTCACCACAGCGGATGAGCAAACTTCCTGATGTTCCTACTGCTACCGAGAAGGGCTTTACCCTGGCCGGGCAAGTGACTGGCTGGAGCGCTCTTTATGGTCCCAAGAATTTGCCTGAGAATGTCGTCTCCAGCTGGAAAAATGCCCTGGACAAAGTGGCAACCGATAAAACCTGGATGGAACTGGCGGATCGGCGTGGTTCGATTTCCGCCATTGGGACTGTCGATATGGCGGAATATGCTCAGAAACAGTTTCAACTTTACAATTCATTGGCAAAAAAATTCGGTTATTTGAAATAG
- the argE gene encoding acetylornithine deacetylase, with translation MIDLENAKSLLRDLVGFDTTSCNSNLPLVDYVVEYLSRYGVASKIIRDESGRKANLVACIGPATVPGIVLSGHTDVVPAREDGWLGSPFELLERDGLLYGRGTSDMKGFLACLLAAVPTMVAAPLKRPLYLCFSYDEEVGCVGVPSLTQYLANLPVKPLLTIIGEPSEMKYITGQKGKISMICRVHGTAGHSSLAPKHVNAIKYSAQIISMIEDLTESFKQNGPFDEDYSVPYSTMLTTIIHSGVATNITPDSSSFNFEIRSLPEHDPVAVIEALKKRVAEDLEPLMKAVSPLAGVEWEELFSYPAMGDACGSEGFELIRTILPAWGGKVSYGSEGGMYETVAGIPAVILGPGSIVQAHKTNEYIEIEQLEECLAFLESLVEHLSKTATSAQDVNLPAAAHR, from the coding sequence ATGATCGACCTTGAAAATGCCAAATCGCTGCTGCGCGATTTGGTCGGTTTTGATACGACAAGCTGCAATAGCAACCTGCCGCTTGTCGACTATGTTGTAGAATATCTGTCTCGCTATGGAGTGGCATCAAAAATTATTCGTGATGAGAGCGGCCGTAAAGCGAATCTGGTTGCCTGTATCGGTCCCGCGACGGTTCCTGGAATTGTGCTCTCTGGCCATACGGATGTTGTCCCGGCCCGTGAAGATGGCTGGCTGGGATCCCCTTTTGAGCTTCTTGAACGTGATGGCCTGCTGTATGGGCGTGGCACCAGTGATATGAAAGGGTTCCTCGCCTGTCTGCTGGCAGCTGTGCCAACCATGGTAGCAGCACCCTTGAAAAGACCCCTTTACCTCTGTTTTTCCTATGATGAAGAGGTCGGTTGCGTCGGCGTTCCATCCTTGACCCAATATCTCGCCAATCTTCCGGTCAAGCCTTTGTTGACGATCATCGGCGAGCCGTCGGAGATGAAATATATCACCGGGCAGAAGGGGAAAATCTCCATGATCTGTCGTGTCCATGGCACGGCAGGCCATTCTTCGCTGGCCCCGAAACATGTCAATGCCATTAAATACAGCGCCCAGATCATTTCGATGATTGAAGATCTGACGGAATCGTTCAAGCAGAACGGCCCGTTTGATGAGGATTATTCGGTCCCCTATTCGACCATGTTGACGACGATTATTCATAGTGGGGTCGCGACGAACATCACGCCCGATTCAAGCTCATTCAATTTTGAAATAAGAAGCTTGCCGGAGCATGATCCTGTTGCCGTTATCGAAGCCCTGAAAAAGCGGGTTGCTGAGGATCTGGAGCCGTTGATGAAAGCTGTCAGTCCCCTGGCCGGTGTCGAGTGGGAAGAGCTTTTTTCCTACCCGGCGATGGGGGATGCCTGTGGCAGTGAGGGCTTCGAATTAATCCGGACAATTCTTCCGGCCTGGGGTGGGAAGGTTTCCTATGGCTCGGAAGGTGGCATGTATGAGACCGTTGCTGGAATCCCGGCGGTGATTTTGGGACCCGGGTCGATCGTGCAGGCCCATAAAACCAATGAATATATTGAGATTGAACAGCTGGAAGAGTGCCTTGCTTTTCTGGAATCGCTGGTCGAACACCTGAGTAAGACCGCTACCTCTGCACAGGATGTCAATCTCCCTGCAGCAGCGCACCGCTAA
- a CDS encoding LysR family transcriptional regulator, translated as MKIRQIEAFHAFMTTGSVTKAATELNTSQPMISKLLSQLEQDVGFKLFERKRNLLIATPEAQSFHMTVPRFLTALSEIHNEAKAISNKQLGRIVIAAQPIYIDTFLLDVVAKFKQAHPYVGIKIIDVGLEAILKNVADHSCDIGIGITLDAGAYHARRISLGRCEARCIVCKDHPLAQQKIIQLSDFKNTPTVELSLGSPLRTRVDYMMQSKGIQRQIAAEARTLNAVFGLVQRGVGIAVVDPFVELLNNPEGIVHLPLAYPVYWDMALYFRNKKPMSAIEEEFVEIVKQESRSLKKRGVLK; from the coding sequence ATGAAGATCAGGCAGATTGAAGCGTTTCACGCTTTTATGACGACCGGATCGGTCACCAAAGCAGCAACGGAATTGAATACCAGCCAACCGATGATCAGCAAATTGCTCAGTCAACTGGAGCAGGATGTCGGGTTCAAACTGTTCGAACGCAAACGGAACCTGTTGATTGCGACACCGGAAGCGCAATCCTTTCACATGACAGTTCCGCGTTTTCTGACGGCATTAAGTGAAATCCACAATGAGGCAAAAGCGATCTCCAATAAACAGCTCGGGCGCATTGTCATTGCGGCGCAGCCAATTTATATCGATACCTTTCTGCTGGACGTTGTTGCCAAGTTTAAACAGGCCCACCCTTACGTGGGTATAAAAATCATCGATGTCGGCCTTGAGGCAATTCTTAAGAATGTTGCCGATCACAGCTGCGATATTGGTATTGGCATTACCCTGGATGCGGGCGCATATCATGCCCGGCGCATTTCTCTGGGTCGCTGTGAAGCCAGATGTATCGTCTGCAAAGACCATCCCCTGGCGCAACAAAAAATCATCCAGCTCAGCGACTTCAAGAACACCCCCACTGTCGAACTCTCTTTAGGCAGTCCGCTCCGTACCAGGGTCGATTACATGATGCAATCGAAGGGGATTCAACGGCAGATAGCCGCGGAAGCCCGCACTCTCAATGCCGTCTTCGGATTGGTGCAACGTGGCGTTGGAATCGCGGTCGTCGATCCATTTGTCGAGCTGCTGAATAACCCGGAGGGAATTGTCCATCTCCCCCTCGCCTATCCGGTCTACTGGGATATGGCTCTTTACTTTCGCAACAAGAAACCGATGAGCGCCATTGAGGAGGAATTTGTCGAAATCGTTAAACAGGAGAGCCGTTCGTTGAAAAAACGAGGAGTATTGAAATGA
- a CDS encoding tripartite tricarboxylate transporter permease, which translates to MWHDVVLAMQAVATVNNFLAMGAGIWAGVIIGAIPGMTGTMAVTLALPFTFYMEPVTSLLLLVALYKGSTYGGSISAILIKTPGTASAACTVLDGFPLAQQGKAGKALNMALVSSCIGDFVSNLSLIFCAAPLAYLALKVGPPEYFMLMAFALTMVAGISGDSLLLGIVSACFGLLLATVGEDMYGSYRFAMTDNMMNGLSVAPVLIGLFALPELLKLIVFGDTKKGELMAMGEDRLTLKEVRGSLKSIFRGSFIGCILGAMPGVGPAAAAFFSYGEARRTSPNGANFGKGELEGIAASESANNGCCGSTMIPLLALGVPGDVITGVMLGAFMIQGLTPGPLLFQNNIHEVYMLLIGMMCSSVFLFGAGKVTAKFFSYISRIPLALLTPSVLLLCVFGIYSISSDPFDVTVLIVMGVVGFIMMLLNIPAAPFLIAFILGPMFEDNLRRSLAISHGSANIFFQSVISWIFFVLIILFLGVTARREWQSFRAGKATDSSSAKKTGVAQ; encoded by the coding sequence ATGTGGCATGATGTTGTTCTGGCAATGCAGGCCGTCGCGACAGTTAACAATTTTCTGGCGATGGGAGCCGGGATTTGGGCTGGGGTCATTATCGGCGCCATCCCCGGTATGACGGGGACCATGGCAGTGACTCTGGCCCTGCCATTCACCTTTTACATGGAGCCGGTCACCAGCCTGTTGTTGCTTGTTGCCCTTTACAAAGGCAGCACTTACGGCGGATCCATCTCCGCGATTCTGATCAAAACACCGGGCACCGCATCAGCGGCCTGTACGGTACTGGACGGCTTTCCCCTCGCCCAGCAGGGTAAGGCAGGAAAAGCCCTGAATATGGCGCTGGTCTCTTCGTGCATCGGTGATTTTGTATCCAATCTGTCATTGATTTTTTGCGCTGCACCTCTGGCCTATCTGGCCTTGAAGGTCGGCCCGCCGGAATATTTCATGCTGATGGCCTTTGCTCTAACCATGGTTGCCGGGATTTCAGGCGACTCGCTGTTGCTCGGCATTGTTTCCGCGTGTTTCGGTTTGTTGCTGGCCACCGTCGGTGAAGACATGTATGGCTCTTATCGGTTCGCTATGACCGATAACATGATGAATGGACTTTCCGTCGCCCCGGTTCTTATCGGGCTTTTTGCATTGCCGGAATTATTAAAGCTGATTGTTTTTGGCGATACGAAAAAAGGGGAACTGATGGCGATGGGGGAAGACAGATTGACCTTGAAAGAGGTGCGTGGATCGCTCAAATCCATTTTTAGAGGGAGCTTTATCGGCTGTATCCTTGGGGCTATGCCCGGGGTTGGACCGGCTGCCGCCGCTTTTTTCTCTTACGGGGAAGCACGCCGCACATCGCCTAATGGGGCTAATTTCGGCAAAGGTGAACTTGAAGGGATTGCTGCATCGGAGTCGGCCAATAACGGCTGTTGCGGCTCGACGATGATACCGCTGTTGGCGCTGGGTGTTCCGGGCGACGTCATTACCGGGGTCATGCTTGGCGCGTTCATGATCCAGGGCTTAACTCCCGGACCGTTGTTGTTTCAAAACAACATTCATGAAGTCTATATGCTGCTGATCGGGATGATGTGCTCATCGGTCTTTTTGTTCGGAGCCGGAAAGGTGACCGCGAAATTTTTTTCCTATATTTCCAGGATTCCTTTGGCCTTGCTGACTCCTTCCGTTCTTTTGCTGTGTGTCTTCGGCATTTACTCGATATCCAGCGACCCATTCGACGTCACGGTCCTGATCGTCATGGGGGTGGTTGGTTTTATAATGATGTTGCTGAACATTCCCGCTGCGCCGTTTCTGATTGCCTTCATTCTCGGGCCCATGTTCGAGGACAATCTCAGGCGCTCGCTGGCGATATCCCATGGCAGTGCGAACATTTTTTTCCAATCGGTTATTTCTTGGATTTTCTTTGTGCTGATCATCCTTTTTCTGGGTGTTACGGCGCGGCGTGAGTGGCAGAGCTTTCGCGCTGGAAAAGCAACCGATTCTTCTTCTGCAAAAAAAACCGGAGTGGCTCAATGA